In Coleofasciculus chthonoplastes PCC 7420, the following proteins share a genomic window:
- the tftA gene encoding hormogonium tapered terminus morphoprotein TftA: MALTLKVFEDTLLKQQPVDSSQISNPEDLYSLTEGTELVLHSWDPKDGEPHHIRVAFATDRFNNKNTWYAFTDHIQIWDGETVVLPPVSPPGSTEVLFNVRSCSTHVVRGLDQQVINEMNFITPDTLVSFEDLNVRLGQAVWPFLQPGAKAALGRAIRDRGIPLTINSAYRTIAQQLILYNHYRGGRRCGIQLAARPPRSNHQSGLALDIQDTDGWRPFLERHGWRWLGPRDYPHFDYIRGGRDIRSLAVRAFQRVWNRYNPQDRIAEDGGYGPATERRLNRSIIGGFGEVWQGFEIIKLTSPYMHGIDVRKIQQALADAKIDVGVDGVFGPGTQAAVKLFQKARNLITDGVVGPATLVQLGFFGAPVVISPPEPEPKPTPEPEPEPEPEPEPTKPTHPPATAVGRIFISAGHDLKDPGVVALGTTEAEEMILTRNALVQELQSRGVNFLTVPDDLDLGGTIKWINDRVLPGDVAIELGGNAFNGSVRGTEAYYIDGNEDRKDDAKLVLEAFLEKVPELRLPGKALSRGVKPDTLSAKNQLPFCREVAAASIIFNLCFLDNPEDLTLLQENRDRFAQGLADGLLQWSGQTAKSDQTSPHFRLINIKIQNYDHDEKGLLVNGNSYIPADLVENLGVDLTVESDIRQISYGNVVYVKAVDLQPFNISVGWDSDTRTVLLNTATQTDLDESDKIIWFGNATEADLKAFLTSNNDKALDQFPDIHTIYIEEAEKEDVNHDIAFCQMCLVTDFLRFGGLLQPEQNNFGGLGTANSDPAGAFFPDIRTGVKAHIQHLKAYGTTAPIEHPPIVSPRFQFVLRGSAPSVYELSRRWSPDPEYGNKIMALVRRLHGVVSDVEDTPQSFFMRLSHTVAHKENNGSDSPCGL; the protein is encoded by the coding sequence ATGGTACGCCTTTACCGACCATATTCAGATTTGGGACGGCGAAACCGTGGTGCTACCCCCAGTGTCTCCCCCTGGTTCTACCGAAGTTCTGTTTAATGTGCGTTCCTGTTCCACCCATGTTGTGCGGGGACTGGATCAGCAGGTGATTAATGAGATGAACTTTATCACACCTGACACCCTGGTCAGTTTTGAAGACTTGAATGTGCGTCTGGGACAAGCTGTGTGGCCCTTCCTTCAGCCTGGTGCTAAAGCCGCCCTGGGGCGGGCAATTCGCGATCGCGGAATTCCTCTAACTATCAATTCGGCGTATCGCACCATTGCCCAACAGCTTATCCTCTACAATCACTATCGGGGAGGTCGTCGCTGTGGGATTCAACTCGCCGCCCGTCCGCCTCGTAGTAATCACCAAAGTGGTTTAGCGCTGGATATCCAAGATACCGATGGCTGGCGTCCCTTTCTAGAACGACATGGCTGGCGATGGTTGGGTCCGAGGGATTATCCTCACTTCGACTATATTCGTGGCGGACGTGATATTCGTAGCCTAGCGGTACGGGCGTTCCAACGGGTTTGGAATCGATACAATCCCCAGGATCGAATTGCCGAAGATGGGGGCTATGGACCCGCCACTGAACGGCGACTGAATCGGAGTATTATCGGCGGTTTTGGGGAAGTCTGGCAGGGCTTTGAAATCATTAAGTTGACAAGTCCATACATGCATGGTATAGATGTCCGCAAAATCCAGCAAGCGTTAGCAGATGCCAAAATTGATGTTGGGGTAGATGGCGTGTTTGGACCAGGAACTCAAGCAGCAGTCAAGCTGTTTCAAAAGGCAAGGAACCTAATTACCGATGGTGTGGTGGGACCGGCTACTCTCGTGCAACTGGGATTTTTCGGCGCACCTGTGGTTATTTCACCGCCCGAACCTGAACCCAAACCCACTCCAGAACCTGAACCCGAACCCGAACCCGAACCCGAACCCACTAAACCCACGCATCCACCCGCAACGGCTGTCGGGCGCATCTTTATTTCTGCGGGTCATGACCTGAAAGATCCCGGCGTTGTTGCTTTAGGGACGACGGAAGCCGAGGAAATGATTCTTACTCGTAACGCCTTGGTGCAGGAACTCCAGTCACGCGGCGTTAATTTCCTGACGGTACCCGATGATCTGGATCTGGGCGGTACAATCAAATGGATCAACGATCGCGTTCTGCCTGGGGATGTGGCGATAGAACTGGGTGGTAATGCCTTTAATGGTTCAGTTCGGGGTACTGAAGCCTATTATATTGATGGAAACGAAGACCGCAAGGATGATGCTAAGTTGGTCTTAGAGGCATTCTTGGAGAAAGTCCCCGAACTGCGTTTACCAGGAAAAGCCCTCTCTCGTGGTGTTAAACCGGATACCTTAAGTGCCAAAAATCAGCTTCCGTTTTGTCGTGAAGTCGCGGCGGCGTCGATTATCTTCAATCTCTGTTTCTTAGATAATCCCGAAGACTTAACCTTACTTCAAGAAAACCGCGATCGCTTTGCCCAAGGTTTAGCGGATGGCTTGCTGCAATGGAGTGGTCAAACGGCAAAATCAGATCAAACTTCACCCCATTTCCGACTGATTAATATCAAAATTCAAAACTACGATCATGACGAAAAAGGGCTTCTCGTCAACGGGAATTCCTATATTCCGGCGGATCTGGTAGAGAATTTAGGTGTTGATCTGACTGTGGAATCGGATATTCGCCAAATCAGTTATGGCAATGTCGTGTATGTAAAAGCGGTTGATCTCCAACCTTTTAATATCTCTGTCGGCTGGGATAGTGATACCCGAACGGTATTACTAAATACAGCCACTCAAACTGATTTGGATGAATCGGACAAGATTATTTGGTTTGGCAATGCCACAGAAGCGGATTTAAAAGCCTTTCTCACCAGTAATAATGACAAAGCCCTGGATCAGTTCCCCGACATCCATACCATTTACATTGAAGAAGCGGAAAAAGAAGATGTCAATCACGACATTGCCTTTTGTCAGATGTGTCTCGTGACCGATTTCTTACGCTTTGGTGGTTTATTACAACCAGAACAGAATAACTTTGGCGGTTTAGGGACAGCCAATAGTGATCCGGCGGGTGCATTTTTCCCAGATATTCGCACAGGTGTGAAAGCCCATATTCAGCACCTCAAAGCCTATGGAACGACTGCACCGATTGAACATCCGCCCATTGTCAGTCCTCGGTTCCAGTTCGTCTTACGCGGGAGTGCGCCTTCGGTGTATGAGTTGAGTCGGCGCTGGAGTCCTGATCCGGAGTATGGGAATAAGATTATGGCATTAGTGCGGCGTTTACATGGTGTGGTGTCTGATGTGGAAGACACACCTCAATCCTTCTTTATGCGTTTGAGTCATACGGTAGCGCATAAGGAAAATAACGGTAGCGATAGTCCTTGTGGGCTTTAA
- a CDS encoding HEAT repeat domain-containing protein, translating into MSYYGLDQLRESMVKILNPAKGETAGSGFIIRADGYLITCHHVIYLLDRLIVEYQGQEYEAQWCEALSNPDVDIAILKITIENAPAVPIINPQHLSTSVTVYGFPPSQQKYFPEGINFSAPTIRPSAPVKLLPTYRIQTVTATNPWNRLPQEQSTFLSHRIDAKVESGTSGGAVFAEDLGGVVGVIQCSKRDESYLIRWDNCLESLDALGLEPEKNAVCQFLEAIENDQRFKSIGLFHTPQNVVLQAQYIPIQVTLERKYKHEVETTWGYGESEAEIKQAYALKGGVEEVEESRQTQVDWQEAKKEYSRLMVLADPGMGKSTLLKMEAGLIAKQERENLTSQISSRLDLSSVTLTDPPSVPLKKGETKEGFAFDSMGETKEGGADVVQNGEPDLSHITPLLKGGRGDQKALAESSTVDLNKVGNGKIDNVIFPLFLRLSDLDETPQEIINAIPQLIQRDYPKNYPAIDTLLKDKLENGKCYLLLDALDEVPKQNRTRLAEKLNRFARNYNCPMICTSRIVGYGGAFLSEAKEVEIVPFSQKQTEAYIQTWFKNAAGYLEDDSVSAEGLIEELRHKPQISGLAQNPLLLSLLCSLYQVKGLTLPARRTQVYGKAVDYMLGKWGVDNHRQSVNQARVSAKKELLQELAYQLSDEGKEIFSIDELRSKIENYLRSEQACSDFKTLSAASLIEELSENDGIIQLLDRGGDRYLFLHRTFQEYLTAAYLSRVENGVALAGQHFWDYDWHETLSLLAGLMDDPIPLLQGIMKEKDDIFKTLLLLAGRCLAECSECSHPLVAKVIDRLYQFWLFYPKAGFITSTLMVLSQVNSQMVQTWQAALNHSDRSVRRSAAAALGEIGNPQAIAALNDSDSLVREKAAEALGKIGNNQAVDSLIAALNDSDSLVREKAAEALGKIGNNQAVDSLIAALNDSHSSVREKAAEALGEIGNPQAVEGLIAALNHSDNDVREKAAVALGKIGNPQAVEGLIAALNHSHSYVRTQAAFALGEIGNPQAVDSLIAALNDSDNHVRSSAAVALGVIGNPQAVDSLIAALNDSDSSVRMYAAVALGVIGNPQAVDSLIAALNHSHSSMRWSAAFALGKIGNPQAVDSLIAALNHSDSSVSSEAVKALGKIGNPQAVDSLIAALNHSDSSVSSEAVKALGKIGNPQAVDSLIAALNHSHSYVRCSAAVALAKIGNPQAVDSLIAALNHSHSYVRTQAAFALGEIGNPQAVDSLIAALNHSHSSIREKAAFALGEIGNPQAVEGLIAALNDSDSSVSSEAVKALAKIGNTQAVEGLIADLNYPSVFVSSEAAEALAKIGNTQAVEGLIAALNHSDFYVRWEAVKALGKIGNAEILAKLIKFLEINIYRDDIFTLARTLAVRFSKENLPFIPVYPKLVRFSYSPLLATVKHHWREQKQKARGKRWGRLNLAIPIFE; encoded by the coding sequence ATGAGTTACTATGGTCTTGACCAACTCCGGGAATCCATGGTGAAAATCCTGAATCCCGCGAAAGGAGAAACCGCAGGTTCAGGTTTCATCATTCGGGCTGATGGTTATTTAATCACTTGTCACCATGTTATTTATTTACTCGATCGCCTTATAGTAGAGTATCAGGGACAGGAATACGAGGCGCAATGGTGCGAAGCCTTATCCAATCCTGATGTCGATATTGCTATTCTCAAGATAACGATTGAAAACGCCCCCGCCGTACCGATTATTAATCCCCAACACTTATCAACCTCGGTAACGGTTTATGGATTTCCGCCCTCGCAACAGAAATATTTTCCCGAAGGAATTAACTTTTCCGCCCCAACCATTCGCCCCAGTGCGCCTGTTAAACTTCTACCCACCTATCGCATCCAAACTGTAACCGCCACAAACCCTTGGAATCGATTACCCCAAGAACAGTCTACCTTTCTCTCTCATCGAATTGATGCCAAAGTCGAGTCAGGAACTAGCGGCGGCGCTGTTTTTGCCGAAGACTTGGGGGGTGTGGTAGGCGTGATTCAGTGTAGTAAACGGGATGAAAGTTATCTGATTCGCTGGGACAATTGTTTAGAGAGTTTAGATGCACTGGGGTTAGAACCGGAGAAGAATGCCGTTTGTCAATTTCTGGAGGCGATTGAAAATGATCAACGATTTAAATCCATTGGCTTGTTCCACACGCCGCAAAACGTTGTATTGCAAGCGCAATATATTCCCATTCAAGTCACCCTGGAACGGAAATATAAGCATGAGGTAGAAACGACTTGGGGGTATGGGGAATCTGAGGCAGAAATTAAACAGGCTTATGCGCTCAAAGGTGGAGTGGAAGAAGTTGAGGAATCGCGACAAACTCAGGTGGATTGGCAAGAGGCGAAAAAAGAATATTCAAGACTCATGGTACTGGCTGATCCGGGGATGGGAAAGTCTACATTATTAAAAATGGAGGCGGGATTAATCGCTAAACAAGAGAGGGAAAACCTAACCTCCCAGATTTCTTCTCGATTAGATCTCTCTTCCGTTACCTTGACAGATCCCCCTTCCGTCCCCCTTAAAAAGGGGGAAACTAAAGAAGGCTTCGCTTTTGATTCCATGGGGGAAACTAAAGAAGGCGGCGCTGATGTTGTACAGAACGGAGAACCAGATCTTTCGCATATAACCCCCCTTTTGAAGGGGGGTAGGGGGGATCAAAAAGCCTTGGCTGAGAGTTCAACTGTAGACTTAAATAAGGTAGGAAATGGGAAAATAGACAATGTAATATTCCCCCTCTTTCTGCGCCTATCCGATTTAGATGAAACCCCCCAAGAAATCATTAATGCAATCCCTCAACTGATCCAGCGAGATTATCCCAAAAACTATCCGGCTATCGACACCCTACTCAAAGACAAATTAGAGAACGGCAAATGTTACTTACTCTTAGATGCCTTAGATGAAGTCCCCAAACAGAATCGGACTCGTTTAGCCGAAAAGCTAAACCGATTTGCCCGCAATTATAACTGTCCGATGATTTGCACCTCTCGCATTGTTGGCTATGGCGGTGCATTTTTGTCCGAGGCGAAAGAAGTAGAAATTGTTCCGTTTAGTCAAAAGCAAACTGAAGCCTATATTCAAACCTGGTTTAAAAATGCGGCGGGTTATCTAGAGGATGATTCTGTCTCAGCCGAGGGATTGATTGAAGAACTCCGCCATAAACCCCAAATTAGTGGATTAGCTCAAAATCCATTATTGTTGTCATTACTGTGTAGTTTATATCAAGTCAAAGGATTGACGCTTCCAGCACGGCGGACTCAGGTGTATGGTAAAGCCGTGGATTATATGTTGGGAAAATGGGGAGTTGACAATCATCGACAATCGGTTAATCAGGCGCGAGTATCAGCAAAAAAAGAGCTTTTGCAGGAACTGGCTTATCAATTGAGTGATGAAGGCAAGGAAATTTTTTCCATAGATGAACTTAGGAGTAAGATAGAAAACTATCTGAGAAGTGAGCAGGCGTGCAGCGATTTTAAAACGCTGAGTGCGGCGAGTTTGATTGAGGAGTTGTCAGAAAACGATGGTATTATTCAACTATTGGATAGAGGGGGCGATCGCTATCTTTTTCTCCACCGCACGTTTCAGGAGTATTTGACAGCAGCGTATTTGAGTCGGGTTGAGAATGGGGTGGCGTTAGCGGGGCAGCATTTTTGGGACTATGACTGGCATGAAACCCTAAGTTTGCTGGCGGGATTGATGGATGATCCGATTCCTTTGCTGCAAGGGATTATGAAGGAAAAGGATGATATTTTTAAGACGCTTTTACTTTTGGCGGGGCGATGTCTGGCGGAATGTTCAGAATGTTCTCACCCTTTGGTTGCTAAGGTAATTGATAGACTCTACCAGTTTTGGCTGTTTTATCCAAAGGCTGGGTTTATCACCTCTACACTTATGGTACTGAGTCAGGTGAATTCACAGATGGTTCAGACGTGGCAAGCAGCCCTCAATCATTCCGATCGTTCCGTGAGAAGGAGTGCAGCAGCAGCTTTGGGTGAGATCGGCAATCCTCAAGCAATCGCTGCCCTCAATGATTCCGATAGTTTAGTGAGAGAGAAAGCAGCAGAAGCTTTGGGTAAGATAGGCAACAATCAAGCGGTCGATAGTTTAATCGCTGCCCTCAATGATTCCGATAGTTTAGTGAGAGAGAAAGCAGCAGAAGCTTTGGGTAAGATAGGCAACAATCAAGCGGTCGATAGTTTAATTGCTGCCCTCAATGATTCCCATAGTTCCGTGAGAGAGAAAGCAGCAGAAGCTTTGGGTGAGATAGGCAATCCTCAAGCGGTCGAGGGTTTAATCGCTGCGCTCAATCATTCCGATAATGATGTGAGAGAGAAAGCAGCAGTGGCTTTGGGTAAGATAGGTAATCCTCAAGCTGTCGAGGGTTTAATCGCTGCCCTCAATCATTCCCATAGTTACGTGAGAACACAAGCAGCATTCGCTTTGGGTGAGATAGGCAATCCTCAAGCTGTCGATAGTTTAATCGCTGCCCTCAATGATTCCGATAATCATGTGAGAAGCAGTGCAGCAGTAGCTTTGGGTGTGATAGGCAATCCTCAAGCTGTCGATAGTTTAATCGCTGCCCTCAATGATTCCGATAGTTCCGTGAGAATGTATGCAGCAGTAGCTTTGGGTGTGATAGGCAATCCTCAAGCTGTCGATAGTTTAATCGCTGCCCTCAATCATTCCCATAGTTCCATGAGATGGAGTGCAGCATTCGCTTTGGGTAAGATAGGTAATCCTCAAGCTGTCGATAGTTTAATCGCTGCCCTCAATCATTCCGATAGTTCCGTGAGCAGTGAAGCAGTAAAAGCTTTGGGTAAGATAGGCAATCCTCAAGCTGTCGATAGTTTAATCGCTGCCCTCAATCATTCCGATAGTTCCGTGAGCAGTGAAGCAGTAAAAGCTTTGGGTAAGATAGGCAATCCTCAAGCTGTCGATAGTTTAATCGCTGCCCTCAATCATTCCCATAGTTACGTCAGATGTAGTGCAGCAGTAGCTTTGGCTAAGATAGGCAATCCTCAAGCTGTCGATAGTTTAATCGCTGCCCTCAATCATTCCCATAGTTACGTGAGAACACAAGCAGCATTCGCTTTGGGTGAGATAGGCAATCCTCAAGCTGTCGATAGTTTAATTGCTGCCCTCAATCATTCCCATAGTTCCATAAGAGAGAAAGCAGCATTCGCTTTGGGTGAGATAGGCAATCCTCAAGCTGTCGAGGGTTTAATCGCTGCCCTCAATGATTCTGATAGTTCCGTGAGCAGTGAAGCAGTAAAAGCTTTAGCTAAGATAGGCAATACTCAAGCTGTCGAGGGTTTAATTGCTGACCTCAATTATCCCTCTGTTTTCGTGAGCAGTGAAGCAGCAGAAGCTTTGGCTAAGATAGGCAATACTCAAGCTGTCGAGGGTTTAATCGCTGCCCTCAATCATTCCGATTTTTACGTGAGATGGGAAGCAGTAAAAGCTTTGGGTAAGATAGGGAATGCAGAAATATTGGCAAAGCTAATTAAGTTTCTAGAGATCAACATCTATCGTGATGACATATTTACCCTAGCGCGGACATTAGCGGTTCGATTCAGCAAAGAAAACCTGCCTTTTATTCCCGTCTATCCTAAGTTGGTTCGCTTTAGCTATTCACCCCTATTGGCAACGGTAAAGCATCATTGGCGAGAGCAAAAACAAAAAGCAAGGGGAAAGCGTTGGGGGCGTTTAAATTTGGCAATTCCAATCTTTGAATAG
- a CDS encoding Uma2 family endonuclease: MTTTLDQTITLTEFLNLPETKPASEFINGRIYQKPMPQGKHSRLQFQLCHKINHVAEESQIALAFPELRCTFGGRSIVPDVTVFQWQRIPIDANREIENVFALSPDWTIEILSPDQNATKVIRNILHCLRQGTQLGWFIDPDERLILVFLPGEQPLEMTGDDLLRVPEFLDLNLTVAQVFAWLKAGK, from the coding sequence ATGACAACGACGCTAGATCAAACCATTACCTTAACCGAATTCCTCAACCTGCCAGAGACAAAACCTGCCAGTGAATTTATTAATGGTCGCATCTACCAAAAACCAATGCCCCAAGGCAAACACTCTCGCTTACAGTTTCAACTTTGCCATAAGATAAACCACGTCGCTGAAGAGTCGCAAATTGCCCTCGCTTTTCCTGAACTGCGTTGCACCTTTGGCGGGCGTTCAATTGTTCCTGATGTTACCGTATTTCAATGGCAACGAATACCTATTGATGCTAACCGTGAAATCGAAAATGTATTCGCACTTTCTCCCGATTGGACAATTGAAATTCTCTCCCCTGATCAGAATGCCACAAAGGTGATCAGAAATATCCTCCATTGCCTGAGACAGGGTACTCAGTTAGGATGGTTTATTGACCCGGATGAGCGATTAATTCTGGTATTCTTGCCGGGAGAACAACCCCTGGAGATGACAGGTGATGATCTCTTAAGAGTTCCTGAATTTTTGGACTTAAATCTAACCGTCGCTCAGGTATTTGCTTGGTTAAAAGCTGGAAAATAA